The proteins below are encoded in one region of Levilactobacillus namurensis:
- a CDS encoding oleate hydratase, whose amino-acid sequence MVKTKAVMIGAGLANMAAAVYLIQEAHWQGSQITFYGADLHGANDGGPTADFTDEYWNQAHPMANTTGYVARGGRMLNYRTYVDLMDLLDRIPSVTESGMTAAEDTHDFDAHHRTFDKARLLQGGKGIIDGGKLGLNNKDRVLLSKLVLMPDDEETKLDNVSIAAYFKDDPHIFQTNFWYMWETTFAFRIQSSAQELRRYMHQMIYEFTQIEHLVGVNRTRYNQFESIMLPLIKYLEGEGVTFLDNRIVTDWEFADSELQDEITVTGLHVKNLETDTEDLVPIDDETAVIFTNGSITDSATMGDYNTPAPENMDYGISAALWKKATERFYNLGTPDKFFNDRKSSEWVSFTLTTKNHLLLNEITRITTQIPGNALNSFLSTTPITPLGHKDVNMSIVVHHQPHFTTQKPNESVIWGYFLYPRRTGEFVHKQYIKMTGKEMAQELIGQLSKVDPGPNNIKTKEPEILDSIVNNIPVYMPYASALFNNRAKTDRPEVIPAHSTNLAFTGEFAEQPYQMIFTEQSAVRSGEMAAYHFAGISMDHLVETPRYDKDPKTLMRATKKMFS is encoded by the coding sequence ATGGTTAAGACGAAAGCTGTAATGATTGGTGCCGGCCTGGCGAACATGGCCGCTGCCGTTTATCTGATTCAAGAGGCGCACTGGCAAGGGAGTCAAATCACTTTCTACGGGGCGGACCTCCACGGGGCTAACGATGGCGGGCCAACCGCCGACTTCACCGACGAATATTGGAACCAAGCACACCCGATGGCCAATACCACGGGGTACGTTGCTCGGGGTGGCCGGATGTTGAATTACCGGACTTACGTGGACTTGATGGACCTGTTGGACCGCATTCCGTCGGTTACGGAATCGGGGATGACGGCCGCGGAAGACACCCACGACTTTGACGCCCACCACCGGACCTTTGATAAGGCTCGGTTGCTCCAAGGGGGCAAGGGCATTATCGATGGTGGAAAGTTAGGCCTGAATAATAAGGACCGGGTCTTGCTGTCGAAGCTGGTACTGATGCCAGACGATGAAGAGACCAAGTTAGATAACGTCTCCATTGCGGCCTACTTTAAGGACGATCCCCACATCTTCCAGACTAATTTCTGGTATATGTGGGAGACCACGTTTGCTTTCCGGATTCAAAGCTCAGCCCAAGAACTGCGGCGTTACATGCACCAGATGATTTATGAATTTACGCAGATTGAACACTTAGTGGGGGTCAACCGGACCCGCTATAACCAATTCGAAAGTATCATGCTCCCCCTGATTAAGTATTTGGAGGGCGAAGGGGTCACCTTCTTAGACAACCGGATTGTCACGGATTGGGAATTCGCAGATAGTGAGCTGCAGGACGAAATCACCGTGACCGGATTACACGTTAAGAACCTCGAGACCGACACGGAAGACCTGGTCCCGATTGATGACGAGACGGCGGTCATCTTCACCAACGGGTCGATCACGGACTCCGCGACCATGGGGGATTACAACACACCGGCGCCCGAGAACATGGACTACGGGATCAGTGCAGCGCTCTGGAAGAAAGCCACGGAACGCTTCTATAACCTGGGGACGCCGGACAAGTTCTTCAACGACCGCAAGAGTTCCGAGTGGGTCAGCTTCACGTTGACCACTAAGAACCACCTGTTGCTGAACGAAATCACCCGCATTACCACCCAGATTCCCGGTAACGCGCTGAACTCCTTCTTGTCCACGACACCAATCACGCCGTTGGGGCATAAGGACGTCAACATGTCAATCGTGGTTCACCACCAACCCCACTTCACCACGCAAAAGCCTAATGAGTCGGTCATCTGGGGCTACTTCCTGTACCCGCGGCGGACGGGTGAGTTCGTCCACAAGCAGTACATTAAGATGACGGGGAAGGAAATGGCCCAAGAATTGATTGGGCAACTGTCCAAGGTTGACCCGGGGCCGAACAATATCAAGACCAAGGAACCGGAAATTCTCGATAGTATCGTGAACAACATTCCGGTCTACATGCCGTATGCCTCGGCGTTGTTCAATAACCGGGCCAAGACGGACCGGCCGGAAGTCATTCCCGCTCATTCGACCAACTTAGCCTTCACGGGTGAATTCGCCGAACAGCCGTACCAGATGATCTTCACGGAACAGAGTGCGGTTCGTTCAGGTGAGATGGCGGCCTACCACTTTGCCGGAATCTCCATGGACCACTTAGTTGAAACGCCACGGTATGATAAGGATCCTAAGACCTTGATGCGGGCGACGAAGAAGATGTTTAGTTAA
- a CDS encoding acyltransferase family protein, with protein MNQRNTPLTRASWRSQRANHKRRYITGFDGLRTLAVLGVIIYHLVPSSLQGGYLGVPIFFLISGYLVTYLLIQEFETHDRINIKSFYERRVKRLYPALVTMLLGTTAYITLFQRSLLVNIRGTVTTNLLYVYNWFEINHGQSYFDRFNGESPFTHLWTLSIEGQFYLVWPLVVLALLLLVRNKFRSMLILLALAVVSAVAMALLFDPNNLNRVYYGTDTRMFAILIGAGMAFIWPAYKLRDDISSAHRMLLDAAGLISLVAVVYMFFTMNGQAPSTYRGGMFWFTILSAVLVGTVAHPGSDMNRILSNPLFDYVGKRSYGIYLYQFPVMIFYEARVKNIGNHPLINSIIEVILIMLVTEASYRWIENPLRRYQYRNTFRDLKRILSNPGSHRIASTISVLSAICLVLTMTGFVQQPAAPKQTALQKTITKRQSEAQKKNAAAAKKQRELAAAESKEKHDKAVAYAKLSKADKATAKYYFLNADELNTSKNTPLTAIGDSVLLDDSGDLQKVFPGAVVDGQVGRQASAMPGVISSLSQRGQLAKNVLVNIGTNGTITQDNADQIIHGLGPDRQIFWVTAHVPTREWQGQVNAMIHKTAKKYKNVHVIDWYTTAKGQSSWFVNDDVHPNNTGNRHFTSLIAKTITKQLNAENGKK; from the coding sequence ATGAATCAACGGAACACGCCACTTACGCGTGCGTCCTGGCGAAGTCAACGCGCCAATCACAAACGGCGGTACATCACCGGGTTCGACGGATTACGAACACTGGCAGTCTTAGGGGTGATCATCTATCACCTGGTACCGTCGTCATTACAGGGTGGGTACTTGGGGGTCCCGATTTTCTTCCTGATTTCGGGCTACCTCGTGACCTATCTTTTGATTCAAGAATTTGAAACGCATGATCGGATTAATATCAAGAGCTTCTATGAGCGGCGGGTCAAGCGTCTGTATCCCGCGTTGGTCACGATGCTATTGGGAACGACGGCGTACATTACGCTGTTCCAGCGGTCACTTCTGGTCAACATTCGTGGAACCGTGACCACGAACCTGTTGTACGTCTACAACTGGTTTGAAATCAACCACGGGCAATCGTACTTTGACCGGTTTAACGGCGAATCGCCGTTCACCCACCTCTGGACCCTGTCCATTGAAGGGCAATTCTACTTAGTTTGGCCCCTAGTGGTCCTGGCCCTGTTGTTACTAGTCCGGAACAAGTTCCGGTCCATGCTGATTCTTCTGGCCTTAGCCGTGGTCTCGGCAGTCGCCATGGCGCTACTGTTCGACCCGAACAACCTGAACCGGGTCTACTACGGGACGGACACGCGGATGTTTGCGATTCTGATTGGGGCCGGCATGGCCTTCATCTGGCCCGCTTATAAATTACGAGATGATATCAGTAGTGCCCACCGAATGCTACTGGATGCGGCGGGCTTGATCTCGCTGGTGGCCGTGGTCTACATGTTCTTCACCATGAACGGTCAGGCGCCTAGCACCTACCGTGGCGGCATGTTCTGGTTCACCATCTTATCGGCCGTCCTGGTGGGAACCGTGGCCCATCCCGGAAGTGACATGAACCGGATCCTGTCGAACCCGCTCTTTGATTACGTCGGGAAACGCAGTTATGGGATCTACCTCTACCAGTTCCCCGTGATGATTTTCTACGAGGCACGGGTGAAGAATATCGGCAACCATCCGCTGATCAACTCAATCATTGAAGTGATCTTGATTATGCTGGTCACGGAAGCCAGTTACCGCTGGATCGAAAACCCGCTGCGGCGGTACCAGTACCGGAACACCTTCCGGGACTTGAAACGCATCTTGTCAAATCCTGGCAGTCACCGGATTGCTAGCACCATCAGCGTGCTGTCCGCCATCTGCTTGGTTCTGACCATGACCGGCTTCGTGCAACAGCCGGCAGCACCCAAGCAAACGGCGTTGCAGAAGACCATTACCAAGCGGCAGTCTGAGGCACAAAAGAAGAACGCCGCGGCGGCCAAGAAGCAACGAGAACTGGCCGCGGCGGAATCCAAGGAAAAGCACGACAAAGCGGTGGCTTACGCGAAGCTGTCTAAGGCGGACAAGGCCACGGCGAAGTACTACTTCCTAAACGCCGATGAGTTGAACACCAGTAAGAACACGCCGTTGACGGCGATCGGCGACTCCGTCCTCCTGGATGACTCCGGTGACCTGCAGAAGGTCTTCCCTGGCGCCGTGGTGGACGGGCAGGTCGGACGGCAAGCGTCTGCGATGCCCGGCGTGATCTCCAGCTTATCGCAACGGGGTCAGCTGGCGAAGAACGTGCTGGTAAACATTGGGACGAACGGGACCATCACGCAGGATAATGCGGATCAGATCATTCACGGTCTGGGTCCTGACCGGCAGATCTTCTGGGTCACCGCCCACGTGCCAACGCGTGAGTGGCAGGGTCAGGTGAACGCCATGATTCACAAGACGGCTAAGAAGTACAAGAACGTCCACGTGATTGATTGGTACACCACCGCTAAGGGCCAGTCCAGCTGGTTCGTTAACGATGACGTTCACCCCAACAATACCGGGAACCGGCACTTCACGTCATTGATTGCCAAGACGATTACCAAACAATTGAACGCTGAGAACGGGAAGAAATAG
- the add gene encoding adenosine deaminase: MSQVTPFTASAVRQFPKVELHCHLDGSLSLPALRQMAAVTGDDLPASDAALRQLVSAPMTTVSLIDYLKRFQVVTDLMQTTRQLEIAGYDMVRTAAADGLIYLETRFAPSLFTDRGLTLAQGIQGVLTGLHRGTADFGVPVNAIICAMRDRPTAESATVFRTAAEFADQGVVGFDFAGDEAHHPTSDLTSAIQAGLATGLPCTLHAGEAGPAQNVADALTLGAQRIGHGVHMSQHPAVIAQAKAAHATIETCLTSNLQTKAVAGYADFPLSEFLSAGLAVTINTDDRTVSQTDLTTEIMALHTHYGLDWSLLTQLTRNAIDGAFIPADQKTALWRQVQATQI, encoded by the coding sequence ATGTCTCAAGTTACCCCGTTCACGGCCAGCGCCGTGCGGCAGTTTCCCAAAGTTGAGTTGCATTGTCACTTAGATGGTTCCCTGTCCTTACCCGCCCTCCGGCAAATGGCCGCCGTCACCGGCGACGACTTACCTGCTAGTGACGCCGCGCTACGGCAACTGGTGTCCGCGCCCATGACCACGGTGAGTCTCATCGATTACCTGAAGCGATTCCAGGTGGTCACCGATCTGATGCAGACCACCCGGCAACTCGAAATCGCCGGGTATGATATGGTTCGAACCGCCGCGGCGGACGGTCTAATCTACTTGGAGACCCGCTTCGCTCCCAGCCTCTTTACCGACCGCGGCCTTACCCTGGCCCAGGGGATTCAGGGCGTCTTGACCGGACTCCACCGGGGAACCGCGGACTTCGGGGTCCCGGTCAACGCCATCATCTGCGCCATGCGGGACCGGCCCACCGCCGAATCGGCAACCGTTTTCCGGACCGCCGCTGAGTTTGCCGACCAAGGCGTCGTGGGTTTTGACTTCGCCGGCGACGAGGCTCACCATCCCACCAGCGACCTGACCAGCGCCATCCAAGCGGGGCTAGCGACCGGGCTCCCCTGCACCCTGCACGCGGGGGAAGCCGGACCCGCCCAGAACGTGGCCGACGCCTTGACCCTAGGCGCCCAGCGTATCGGTCACGGCGTCCACATGAGTCAACACCCAGCCGTCATCGCCCAAGCCAAAGCCGCTCACGCCACCATCGAGACCTGCCTGACCAGTAACCTTCAGACCAAGGCCGTCGCTGGCTACGCGGACTTTCCCCTCAGTGAATTTCTCAGTGCGGGACTCGCCGTCACCATCAACACGGACGACCGGACCGTCTCCCAGACGGACCTCACCACCGAGATCATGGCGCTCCACACCCACTACGGCCTCGACTGGTCCCTGCTCACGCAACTAACGCGTAACGCCATCGACGGCGCCTTCATCCCCGCCGACCAAAAGACCGCACTCTGGCGACAAGTCCAAGCAACTCAGATTTAG
- a CDS encoding phage integrase N-terminal SAM-like domain-containing protein, with protein MKIVYPYQDAFERDLAQRDIAQATRDEYTSTLKDFFHYLENFNPTYQREHRVNQLQTQDVEQYLAMLTDSRQILNATYNKVLSHLNVYFKFLFSHNWTPYLPTLDLKSKPKEETRPVNFHWVDDLADLLADSRLHVYTRAVLLLTAHGYPARVYLQPNFMATLKTSDWPADQQAFLQTWHRFVAPLQDRFQCADWLLKQRAAADPHLTLPGLHKYLRPDEAIVGFRLSPSTLYQGYLVNYLRRHPRLSDREATQQLHLEPDSIDYYRKLARQAL; from the coding sequence ATGAAGATCGTTTACCCTTATCAAGACGCCTTCGAACGCGACCTGGCGCAACGGGACATCGCCCAGGCCACCCGGGACGAATACACGTCCACGCTAAAAGACTTCTTCCATTACTTAGAAAACTTCAACCCGACTTATCAACGCGAGCACCGGGTCAACCAGCTTCAGACCCAAGACGTCGAGCAGTACTTAGCCATGCTGACCGATAGCCGGCAGATTCTAAACGCGACCTATAATAAGGTCCTGTCCCACCTCAACGTCTACTTCAAGTTTCTCTTCTCGCACAACTGGACACCCTACCTGCCCACTTTAGACCTCAAGAGCAAGCCTAAGGAAGAGACCCGTCCGGTCAACTTCCACTGGGTCGACGACCTGGCGGACCTGTTGGCTGATTCGCGGCTGCACGTCTACACCCGGGCAGTCCTGTTACTGACCGCCCACGGGTACCCCGCGCGCGTCTACTTGCAACCCAACTTCATGGCGACCCTAAAGACCAGTGACTGGCCGGCCGACCAACAGGCGTTTCTTCAAACCTGGCACCGCTTCGTGGCCCCCTTGCAGGACCGCTTTCAGTGTGCCGACTGGCTGCTGAAACAACGCGCCGCCGCGGACCCACACCTGACGCTCCCGGGATTGCATAAGTACTTACGGCCCGACGAAGCCATCGTAGGCTTTCGGTTGAGTCCTTCGACTTTGTATCAGGGATACCTGGTCAACTACTTACGGCGGCATCCCCGGTTATCCGACCGTGAGGCGACTCAGCAGCTCCACCTGGAGCCCGATTCCATCGACTATTACCGTAAACTCGCGCGCCAGGCGCTCTGA
- a CDS encoding alpha/beta hydrolase: MSTSQALNQLRHQQAQQTAPVLATDLTSEFTETQVFNTSAGDIPVYSRWPHFHAATGMVINLHGNGFIYPHTDRDALFCKQLCLAANVAVFDVDYPLAPEHPFPIPLMAAFETVQKIQDRYREQLGWPTLIGHSTGGNLAVGTQLLALRQGKPLAQQVILDCPLLDLDADPLTKRLPHTACSSASLGAVQATVDYYRPQGETDNVLISPSKATTADLTNFPETFLLTADQDPLLTEGEAFGQQLIAAGSKVTVRRYANSHHGFTVAGTGNSALALHDIAALLD, from the coding sequence ATGTCCACATCGCAAGCACTCAATCAGCTACGCCACCAGCAAGCCCAGCAGACCGCGCCAGTCCTGGCTACGGACCTGACCAGCGAATTCACCGAGACCCAGGTCTTCAACACCAGCGCGGGGGACATCCCCGTCTATTCACGGTGGCCCCACTTTCACGCCGCTACCGGCATGGTCATCAACCTCCACGGCAACGGCTTCATCTACCCGCACACCGACCGGGACGCGCTCTTCTGTAAACAACTGTGTCTGGCGGCCAACGTGGCGGTCTTCGATGTGGACTACCCCCTAGCCCCCGAGCACCCCTTCCCAATTCCGCTAATGGCCGCCTTCGAGACGGTTCAGAAGATTCAAGACCGGTACCGCGAGCAGTTGGGGTGGCCGACGCTCATCGGCCACAGCACTGGCGGGAACCTGGCGGTGGGGACCCAGTTGTTGGCCCTACGGCAGGGAAAGCCCTTGGCCCAACAGGTAATCCTCGACTGTCCCTTGCTGGACCTCGACGCGGACCCGCTGACCAAACGCCTACCCCACACGGCTTGCTCTTCCGCCAGTCTGGGGGCTGTCCAGGCCACCGTGGATTACTACCGGCCCCAAGGCGAGACCGACAACGTGTTGATCTCCCCCAGCAAGGCCACGACTGCGGACCTCACGAACTTTCCGGAAACCTTCCTGTTGACTGCCGACCAGGACCCCCTATTGACCGAGGGCGAGGCGTTCGGCCAACAACTGATTGCGGCCGGCAGTAAGGTCACTGTTCGCCGGTACGCCAACTCCCACCACGGCTTCACGGTGGCGGGAACTGGCAACTCAGCCCTGGCCCTGCACGATATTGCGGCTTTGTTGGATTAA
- a CDS encoding D-alanyl-D-alanine carboxypeptidase family protein — protein MKSLKRWLVRLSVGLLVVTGILPATTAQAASSKISKVPARAAYVMDAQSGQVLYQQNANRRYPIASLTKLLTVYLTVQAINDGKINWDDQVPIDSDLIRLSHNSVFSSLRMKSSDKFTVRQLVEAAMVASSNSAASALGDYVAGSNAAFIQLMNQQSQAWGINAHFISSSGLDNSDLDKYNYRLPGTGAKEENLVSAKAISIVAQHLLQADPQITKISSQTQARVNGTQIFNENGSLKGQANYDKDTHIDGLKTGYTENANLCFTATFTVDGERMIATILGGNTTFTAMNKLVKQVKKQYQLQSVHLTNRSVKLANGTTVQAVPDTSQVGSWTTQGQDGGQITTSFKPTLTPAALQAGRIQANDQVATLTVRDPQTGVTQEVAYRTQTPVTLFSSHQTFSRPTKVAPAIQRLTLQTAVFALR, from the coding sequence GTGAAAAGTTTAAAACGCTGGTTGGTGCGGCTAAGTGTCGGACTCTTGGTGGTCACCGGAATTCTTCCCGCCACCACCGCACAAGCGGCCAGCTCAAAAATCTCGAAAGTCCCCGCACGGGCTGCTTACGTGATGGACGCCCAGAGCGGTCAGGTCCTGTACCAACAGAACGCGAACCGCCGGTATCCCATCGCCTCATTAACCAAACTCTTAACCGTCTACTTAACGGTCCAAGCCATTAATGACGGTAAAATCAATTGGGATGATCAGGTTCCCATCGATAGTGACCTGATTCGTCTGAGTCATAACTCGGTCTTCTCCTCACTGCGGATGAAATCAAGCGACAAGTTTACGGTCCGCCAACTGGTCGAAGCCGCGATGGTCGCCTCGTCGAACAGTGCGGCGTCGGCGTTAGGGGACTACGTTGCCGGGAGCAACGCAGCCTTTATCCAGCTGATGAACCAGCAGAGCCAGGCCTGGGGCATCAACGCCCACTTCATCAGTTCGTCGGGACTAGATAATTCCGATTTGGACAAGTACAACTACCGTTTGCCGGGGACGGGGGCCAAGGAAGAGAACTTGGTCTCGGCTAAGGCCATCTCGATTGTGGCCCAGCACCTTCTCCAGGCGGACCCGCAGATCACCAAGATCTCCAGTCAGACCCAGGCGCGGGTCAACGGTACCCAGATCTTCAACGAAAACGGTAGTCTGAAGGGGCAAGCCAATTACGATAAGGACACCCACATCGACGGTCTGAAGACCGGTTACACGGAAAACGCTAACCTGTGCTTCACCGCCACCTTCACGGTCGACGGTGAGCGGATGATTGCCACGATTCTGGGTGGCAACACCACGTTTACCGCCATGAACAAGCTGGTCAAGCAGGTTAAGAAGCAGTATCAGCTCCAGTCCGTGCACCTGACCAACCGTTCAGTCAAGCTGGCTAACGGCACCACGGTCCAGGCAGTTCCGGACACTTCCCAGGTAGGGTCGTGGACCACGCAGGGGCAGGACGGTGGTCAGATCACCACGTCCTTCAAGCCAACATTGACGCCAGCGGCCTTGCAGGCGGGACGGATCCAGGCTAACGACCAGGTCGCCACGTTAACGGTCCGGGACCCCCAGACGGGCGTGACGCAGGAGGTCGCTTACCGCACCCAGACGCCGGTCACCCTGTTCAGCAGTCACCAGACCTTCAGCCGCCCGACCAAGGTCGCCCCAGCCATTCAACGGTTGACGCTCCAGACGGCGGTCTTTGCGTTACGGTAA
- a CDS encoding CopY/TcrY family copper transport repressor: protein MATTELTATISDAEWRVMRIVWTLKQTDSRTIIDLLEQQHDWKAPTIKTLIGRLVKKGALTTQKQGRQFIYTPQISEQAAMDAALMNELNQMCAMHRGTALVHTIDQLELSRADVQELITHLQAKLATAPEQVDCDCLPDGCEGSCAN from the coding sequence ATGGCAACTACTGAACTAACTGCGACGATTTCCGACGCCGAATGGCGGGTCATGCGGATCGTCTGGACCTTAAAACAAACGGATAGCCGTACCATCATTGACCTGCTAGAACAACAACACGATTGGAAGGCCCCGACCATCAAAACCTTGATTGGCCGGTTGGTCAAAAAGGGCGCGCTGACCACCCAAAAACAGGGGCGGCAATTCATCTACACCCCACAGATCAGCGAACAAGCGGCCATGGACGCCGCACTGATGAACGAATTGAACCAGATGTGTGCGATGCACCGGGGAACTGCCCTGGTGCACACCATCGACCAGCTGGAACTCAGCCGCGCCGATGTTCAAGAACTAATCACGCATTTACAAGCCAAGCTTGCCACCGCACCGGAACAAGTCGACTGCGACTGCCTACCGGACGGGTGTGAAGGGAGTTGTGCCAATTGA